A window of Chryseobacterium shandongense genomic DNA:
ATTACAGGGCTTACGGCAAGCGTGGCTATGGCAACCACTAAAGCCATTCCGATTGATTTGATTTTTCTCATTTTTTTTGATTTTTAAAAGTGAATTAATAATTAAATTTTTACTCTAAGTAGTTTGACTGAATTAAGAAATACCAGCGTATCGGGCAACAGGTGAATGACTGCTGCTTCTACGGGTCCTAAAACCCCCAACAATACCAGTGTAATACCCAATACGTGTACCACACCAACACCCCCGATTATATTCTCTTTGATAGTTTTGAATGCTCTTTTGCTGATAGCTTTGGAACGGGCAATTTTTTCGAGTTTGTCTTCCACCAAAACAATATCAGCGGCTTCCATAGCTGCCTGTGTGCCTACAATACCCATAGAGATACCTACATTTGCCTGCACAAGAGCCGGAGCATCGTTGATGCCATCGCCTACCATTGCTACTTTTTCTCCTGTGGATTGGAGTTCCTGTATAGCTTTAATTTTGTCCTCCGGCAGCATATCCGCTTTGAACGAGGTAATGCCTAACTGACTTGACACGTGTTGTGCTGTTTGCGGATTGTCGCCCGTAAGCATTATAACATTTTGAACACCGCTTTTTTTCAGTTCATCAATCATTTCTTTTGCTCCCGGACGTATGGTGTCGGACACATAGAATACACCGGCAGCCTTATTATCAATTGCCATATAAATAGCTGTATCTGTAAGGTTTTCGCTATTTATTGTAACACTGATTTTATGGTCGTCCATCAATGTTTTGTTTCCTATCAACACTTTTCTGCTGTCTATTGAAGCTCCAAGCCCCTTTCCTTTAAATACCTCAAAGCCGGTCGGCTCTGAAAGCTCCACATCTAATTCTTCTGCACGGACAATAATCGCATTTGCCAATGGGTGGCTGGAACGGTTTTCGGCAGTAGCCGCAAAATACAGTAAGTCCTTTTCTGTATAGTTGCTATCCGATATATCTACTTTATTGAGTGTAGGTTTACCTACCGTAAGTGTTCCGGTCTTATCGAAAACAATGGTTTTTATCTTTGCGAGTTCCTCTAAATATTTACCTCCTTTTACCAAGATACCTTCACGAGCTGCCCTTGCAATGGCAGATATAGTTACTAAAGGGGTGGCTAAGCCTAATTCGGCAGGCGAGGTAAAAATCAACAGGGCGATGACCAGCTTTACATCTTTTGTTACTAAATAGACACCTATCACAAAAATGAACACGAATGGTATCAGCCACGAGGCTACCCTGTCAGTGAGTTTTTCAATGGGAGCTTTACTGCTTTCGGCTTCTTCTACCAAAGCGATAATCCTTGAAAACACCGTATCATTACCTGCTTTGGTCATTTGAACGTCCAATGCTCCCAACTCCAATATAGTTCCGGCAAAGACTTCGCTGTCGTTGACTTTTTCGACCGGTACGCTTTCTCCGGTAATAGGAGCCTGATTGACGGAACCGGAACCGGCAATGACTTTACCGTCAACGGGTATTTTTTCTCCTGCTTTTACTACGACAATATCGCCCATAGCCAGCGAGGTGATTTGGATTGTTTGCTCTTTTCCGTCTTTTTTAATGACGGCTGTTTGCGGTACAGAGCCTATCAATTCTTTGATAGATGCCCTTGCCCGTTCTCCGCTTGCACTGGCGATATATTCCGCTATCAGGATAATCATCAGTACCACGGAACCGGCAAGGTATTCTTTGCCCACAACCGATACAATTACGGCTATGGAGATAAAAAGCTCCGTGCCGACTTTACGTTCTTTGATAAGCTCGACAATAGCCGTCTTTAGCAAAGAATACAGACCGAAAGCCGTAGCTGCCAGTAATACAGGTAACGGAATGACCCCCATATAAAACAATAGGCTGGCAATACCTACTGTAATGATGCGTATGATTTCCCATAAAAACTGCCGGGAAAAAAAGGTTTTAAATGTGTTCATTTTTTATAATTTAATGTCTATGGTTATTACCTACATTAATATTGGGAAACACACCGAGCAAAATAAGAACGGATAGAAATAACAAGACTACCAATGCTATTAAACCATACTTTATCATCTTGTATCCCCATTTATTATTTGAAGATTTACCACCTCCCTGCCTTTGCGGAGGTGGTCTTTTCTTCTTTCTCTTATGCTTCGGTTTCCCGATATGGTTATTCTTCCTCTTCCGCATTTCTAATAGCTGAAAGGATAGTATAAGCGTTTTTCGTGACTACTTTTAACGATTGCTGATTGGCACTTTGAGGTAATTCAACTGCTGTATAACCTTCCTGCTCCACACCTTTGGCAATTTGCAACAACTGGAATGTATAGCTGTCATTATTCCCTGCTGTTTGGACGATGATGTAATCCAAACCATTCAACTGAACAATGGCATCGTTAGGTACGGCATTCTTTTGTTCCGTTCCTGTTTCTACCCACGCTTTTACATACATTCCCGGTAAGAGTTTTGCATCTTTGGTAAAGCGGCAAAGCACCGGTATCATTTTTTTGTCATTTGCAGCCTGACCGACCAAGTACACTTTTCCGGTATGGCGGTAATCATTTTCATTGGAAAGTGAAAACTTAACGGTCTGCCCAACCTGAATTTTGCCCAAGTCCTTTTCAAAAGCATTTAAAGCAAGATGCAGTGCATCTACACCCGTTATCTCAAACAGGACATCGGTTGGTGCGGCGTATTTCCCGATATTGGTATTACTGACTTTGATATACCCTGAAATGGGAGCATAAATACCCGCAGTTCTGGAAATTTGCTTGTTGTTTTTCAAGGCGTTACTGCTGATGCCGATAAGTGCCATCTGCTGTTCCAAACCTGCAATACGGGCTTTCATCACATTATAATCAGAGCTTACCTGTTGGAAGGTTTTGGCTGCATTGACATCTTCATTTCTCAATTCCTGCTGTCTTTTGTATTCCTGTGACAAATATTCCAGCCTGCCGATGCTTTCCAAATACTCCTGTTGAATGGTGATGAACTCCGGATTTTCAATAGTGGCTAATTGCTGCCCCTTTTTTACAGCTTGCCCCGGCAATAACCCTGCTGTTTTGATATAACCGCCCAATGGTGCTGATACGGTGGCTATGCTGTTTGGTTCAGCTTCAATAGCTCCTGTCAGCTTGATTATATTGCTAAGGTTTCTTAATTCTATGGAGCCTGTTTGTATCTCCGACAGCTTGTACTGGTCAGCGGTAAACGTAATTTGTCTTACCGAAGGTGCTGTATCGGTCTTGCTCTCTGTTTCTGCCGGAGCCTGTTCGGCAGCATTCTCTTTTTTATCCTTACAGGACGAAACCACCAATACTGCTGACAGTAATAATGGTATATATTTTTTAAATGATGACCTATTCATTATTCTGATTTTTTGAATGATTAATTGTTGCCTAAAATTGCCTCTATGGAAATAATAACCCGGTTAAGATTATACAGGTTGTCTATATACTCTGAATGGATATTATTGGATAGCGTAAGGTTTTGCAGATATTGTGTATAGGAAATATCACCGTTTCTAAAACTCTTATCCGAATTACTGATAATCAGGTCTGCCTGTGGCAATGCCTGTGTCTGATAATAGTTTAGAGATTTCTGAAATTTCACATACTGCTGTGCCAACTCTTTAAGCTGTCCGTTCAGATTTGTAGTCGTCAGTTCTACCTGTTTTTGTGCAATCTGTTCATTGATTTTAGCCGCATTGATTTGGGATTTATAACCACCCGGAAAAAGAGGTATGCTTATACCGACTTGGAAAAAACTAAACCTGTCTTTACCCGTATAAGTTCTATCGACACCGTTAATCGTTTGCAGACCTTTGTAGGTCTGACCGTTATAACCTAAAATAATGTCCGGTAACATCTTGCTTCTCTGCAAGGATATTTCTCTTTGGCTAACATTGATTTCCTGTTGCAGATATTGAATGATAGGATTGTTGGTAGTTGATACACCATCAATAGCCAATAATTCCTCCCTTACAACCAATGCCGTATCTGCTATGCTGATGTCATCGGTTGTATTAAGCAATGTCTGTAAAAGACGTTTGGCAATTTGTATATCGGCTTCATTCTTTTCCAGCTCATTCTGAATTTGTCGGTATTGGACTGACGAAGTAGCATTTTCAAGACTTGTGCTTTCTCCTGTTCTATACCTCGCATTACTTGCTTTACTTAGCTTGCTGTAAATCGTGTCCTGTTCCAACAATAGCCGTCTTTTCTCCAATATATACTGATATTGCAGGTAAGCCAGCTTTACGTCTTCAACAAGGTCATTTTCGGTTACAGCCTTGTATTTTTCGCTGCTGCGTATCCTTTCCTGTGCCAACTTTGATTGATTGCTGTAAACGGTCGGAAAATCAAAACGCTGTGTAACATTAATCAGGTTATCATTAATAGTAGGATTACTTACTACACCCTGTGTATAGGAAATTTCCGTTTTAGGAATAGTAACGCTTCCTTTCTTTAATGCCTGCTGTACATTGATGTTATACTCCGCTATCTTGATGCTGTTGTTGTTTTTCAACGCTTCATCAATGGATTGCTGTAAGGTCAGCACTCTTGTACCGGAATTTGTAGGTACTTGTGCATTCATTACCGACGGTAAACCTAAAAATCCTAATAGTAATATTGCCGTAGGCAAGGTTTTGGGCTTCCGCATCTTGAATGATGATTTTGTGAAATAGATATACAGTACAGGAAGTACCACAAGGGTCAGTGCAGTTGCCGTTATCAGACCTCCGATAACTACCGTAGCCAACGGGCGTTGTACTTCTGCACCTGATGAAGATGAGATTGCCATCGGTAAAAATCCTAACGAAGCTACTGCGGCTGTCATCAGTACGGGTCTTAATCTTACCCGTGTACCAATCCGAACCCTTTCGTAAATATCATTAACCCCTTCCTTAGCCAAACGGTTGAACTCTGCAATCAATACAATCCCGTTCAAAACAGCAACACCGAATAACGCAATAAAACCTACACCGGCGGAGATACTGAAAGGCATATCCCTGATGAGCAAAGCAAATACACCACCTATCGCCGATAACGGAATTGCAGTAAATATCAATAGACCTTGTTTTACCGAACGGAACGTAAAGTACAGCAATAGTAAAATCAGTAAGAGTGCCACCGGCAATGCTACTGCAAGCCTCGCATTGGCTTCTTCGAGGTTTTTAAATTGTCCGCCGTAGGTGATATGATAGCCCGCAGGCATTTTTACTTTTGCTCCCACAATATCCTGAATATCGTTCACGATACTTTTTACATCCCTGTTTCTTACGTTGAAACCAAGTGTAATCCGTCTTTTGGCATTATCTCTTTGGATTTGTACCGGACCCGGTTTGTATGAAATATCTGCTACTTCACTTAGAGGAATTTGCTGACCTGTGGGCGTACTTACAAATAAATTCTGAACATCCGTAATATCTGCTCTTGAAGCATTATCCAGCCTTACCACCAAGTCAAACCGTCTTTCGCCTTCATATACCAAACCTGCTGCTTTACCTGCAAATCCTGTTTCAATGGCACTGTTTACGTCTTCGATATTCATTC
This region includes:
- a CDS encoding heavy metal translocating P-type ATPase, encoding MGVIPLPVLLAATAFGLYSLLKTAIVELIKERKVGTELFISIAVIVSVVGKEYLAGSVVLMIILIAEYIASASGERARASIKELIGSVPQTAVIKKDGKEQTIQITSLAMGDIVVVKAGEKIPVDGKVIAGSGSVNQAPITGESVPVEKVNDSEVFAGTILELGALDVQMTKAGNDTVFSRIIALVEEAESSKAPIEKLTDRVASWLIPFVFIFVIGVYLVTKDVKLVIALLIFTSPAELGLATPLVTISAIARAAREGILVKGGKYLEELAKIKTIVFDKTGTLTVGKPTLNKVDISDSNYTEKDLLYFAATAENRSSHPLANAIIVRAEELDVELSEPTGFEVFKGKGLGASIDSRKVLIGNKTLMDDHKISVTINSENLTDTAIYMAIDNKAAGVFYVSDTIRPGAKEMIDELKKSGVQNVIMLTGDNPQTAQHVSSQLGITSFKADMLPEDKIKAIQELQSTGEKVAMVGDGINDAPALVQANVGISMGIVGTQAAMEAADIVLVEDKLEKIARSKAISKRAFKTIKENIIGGVGVVHVLGITLVLLGVLGPVEAAVIHLLPDTLVFLNSVKLLRVKI
- a CDS encoding efflux RND transporter periplasmic adaptor subunit, which produces MNRSSFKKYIPLLLSAVLVVSSCKDKKENAAEQAPAETESKTDTAPSVRQITFTADQYKLSEIQTGSIELRNLSNIIKLTGAIEAEPNSIATVSAPLGGYIKTAGLLPGQAVKKGQQLATIENPEFITIQQEYLESIGRLEYLSQEYKRQQELRNEDVNAAKTFQQVSSDYNVMKARIAGLEQQMALIGISSNALKNNKQISRTAGIYAPISGYIKVSNTNIGKYAAPTDVLFEITGVDALHLALNAFEKDLGKIQVGQTVKFSLSNENDYRHTGKVYLVGQAANDKKMIPVLCRFTKDAKLLPGMYVKAWVETGTEQKNAVPNDAIVQLNGLDYIIVQTAGNNDSYTFQLLQIAKGVEQEGYTAVELPQSANQQSLKVVTKNAYTILSAIRNAEEEE